One genomic segment of Naumovozyma castellii chromosome 7, complete genome includes these proteins:
- the GAL4 gene encoding galactose-responsive transcription factor GAL4 (ancestral locus Anc_6.279) produces MRYPFIPNSDQACDLCRVKKLKCSKEKPKCAKCLKNNWECCYSPKTRRSPLTRAHLTKVEDRLTKLEFLFNELFTKREMDGDAKYSVNKSIKEGEDDEDENDNDNDNDLLDQILKMESIDEMRSALQGVISPLTTISTDLPAPSAPSAPLPQQQQHLQTVDRKQNMSIRELPTVDETIPLNSMPQDPLYGFDWSEDDVERVSRTDGMAFLNTNPNNNGFYGNGSAISILRSIGFNGDYFNSSVTTKEIASPSLVTDKYSLSSRATTSRFIDSYFQNFHPFFPLLHSETLLMLYNNQINSVAKDQWQILFNTVLAIGAWCLEGDSTDIDLFYYQNAKSHLTGAKIFETGSVTLVIALHLLSQYTQWRQKPNTSFNFHGHSIRMAISLGLHKELPLNFKDNSVKEQRRRIWWYIYSQEFHLALSYGRPLQFLMDLNEITIALPSTLDRSDNLVTDKPTYYNGLISSMKTYLLFTKKWNHCISNAINDSVAVKRCYQLCEDLEKSYNDNLPSFLRTNIKDEPLSSLKPNKFPDDNPWLAFTKYLLLWRQYSLTIYIMRRLFLRLNNSTLDANSNSTSITATTVSEEALEKCKKLLNETAQSVIMSVTNFINNYPLTPFSAWYSLFFIFNAALIPIANLISSDISTSSKKSKSQLWIQQLQNVLTVLRDLRSYNIPNCNKYIQVIEQICNSYSPIVSPMNSTIPTNISRERQQTIDNVLGTETIALQSRPNNETSNNNSRLVAMTPTTTSPLPMKTAASFTDLMKLLSNRPPVAPTNPMIKFPQSSATNNSSLMSNPNNNGNSLVGSPTFINRAVTPIQFPYPFQPQSPIVPLTPSIIFNAPIPPSDANSPNHANNAIMDINNQQQQQQQQQQQQMATTDPNKTLFPSWNDQTAYNAFGMTSGMFNTTTMDDVYSYLFDTDELTPPNVNLNSDPNSHSK; encoded by the coding sequence ATGCGATACCCATTCATACCTAACTCCGACCAGGCATGTGACTTGTGTCGAGTAAAGAAGCTGAAATGTTCCAAAGAAAAGCCCAAATGTGCCAAatgtttaaaaaataaCTGGGAATGTTGTTATTCTCCAAAGACGAGACGGTCGCCCTTGACGAGGGCCCATTTGACTAAAGTGGAAGATAGATTGACCAAATTGGAATTCTTATTTAACGAACTATTTACGAAACGTGAAATGGATGGTGACGCTAAATATAGTGTCAATAAATCTATAAAGGAGGGTGAAGATGACGAAGATGAGAacgataatgataatgataatgactTGCTGGAccagattttgaaaatggagTCCATAGATGAAATGAGGAGTGCTTTGCAAGGCGTGATTTCGCCGCTTACTACTATATCTACAGATCTTCCTGCTCCCTCTGCCCCATCTGCTCCACtaccacaacaacaacaacacctGCAAACTGTAGATCGGAAGCAAAATATGAGCATCAGAGAGCTGCCCACAGTGGATGAAACGATACCTTTGAATTCAATGCCTCAGGATCCGCTTTATGGCTTTGACTGGTCTGAGGATGATGTAGAGCGAGTCTCCAGAACAGATGGAATGGCATTCCTAAATACAAATCCAAATAACAATGGATTTTATGGTAATGGTTCCGCCATCTCCATATTGAGATCCATCGGTTTCAATGGTGattattttaattcatcGGTTACAACAAAGGAGATTGCATCACCATCTCTTGTGACAGATAAATACTCATTAAGTTCCAGAGCCACCACTTCACGATTCATTGACAgttatttccaaaatttccATCCATTTTTCCCCCTATTGCATTCAGAGACTCTATTAATGCTATATaataatcaaattaatTCTGTGGCGAAGGACCAATGGCAAATCCTTTTCAACACTGTATTAGCCATAGGTGCCTGGTGCTTGGAAGGTGATTCCACGGATATCgatttattttattatcaaaatgcCAAATCTCATTTAACCGGTGCCAAGATTTTTGAAACAGGTTCAGTTACCCTGGTAATTGCATTGCATCTATTATCTCAATATACTCAATGGAGGCAGAAACCAAATACAAGTTTTAATTTCCATGGTCATTCCATTAGGATGGCAATATCATTAGGTTTACATAAGGAACTACCACTAAACTTTAAAGATAATTCAGTCAAggaacaaagaagaagaatttggtGGTATATTTACTCCCAAGAATTTCATTTAGCTCTATCCTATGGAAGGCCTTTACAATTCTTGATGGATCTTAACGAAATTACCATTGCATTGCCATCCACTTTGGATCGTTCAGATAATCTAGTGACAGACAAGCCAACCTACTATAATGGATTAATTAGTTCCATGAAAACTTATCTCTTATTTACCAAGAAATGGAATCATTGTATTAGTAACGCTATTAACGATTCAGTTGCAGTTAAGAGGTGTTACCAACTATGTGAAGATTTAGAGAAATCGTATAATGACAATTTGCCATCTTTCTTGAGAACTAACATTAAAGATGAACCATTATCCAGTCTGAAACCAAACAAATTCCCCGATGATAATCCATGGCTAGCGTTTACCAAATACTTGTTACTTTGGAGACAATATTCATTAACGATCTACATCATGAGAAGATTATTTTTAAGGTTGAACAATAGTACTTTAGATGCTAATTCTAATTCCACTAGCATCACGGCGACAACTGTCTCAGAGGAAGCATTGGAAAAATgtaagaaattattgaatgaaacCGCTCAAAGTGTAATTATGTCAGTGACCAACTTCATTAATAACTATCCTCTAACTCCATTTTCAGCATGGTATAGtttattctttatatttaatgCTGCGCTGATACCCATCgcaaatttaatttcatctgaTATTTCCACTTCATCGAAAAAATCCAAATCTCAACTGTGGATCCAGCAATTACAAAACGTCTTGACAGTCTTGCGAGATTTGAGGAGTTATAACATTCCAAAttgtaataaatatattcaagTCATTGAGCAAATATGCAACTCATATTCTCCAATTGTATCTCCAATGAATTCAACAATCCCAACAAATATCTCAAGAGAAAGACAACAAACTATTGATAATGTTCTAGGTACAGAAACCATTGCGTTACAATCAAGACCAAATAACGAAAcaagtaataataacagtAGACTCGTTGCAATGACCCCAACTACGACATCACCACTACCGATGAAGACAGCGGCAAGTTTCACCGATCTAATGAAACTACTATCAAATAGACCACCTGTGGCACCAACGAATCCTATGATCAAATTTCCACAATCATCAGCGACAAATAATTCAAGCCTCATGAGCAACCCTAACAATAATGGAAACTCCTTGGTGGGTTCTCCAACATTTATCAATAGGGCAGTTACTCCTATACAATTTCCATACCCCTTCCAACCACAAAGTCCAATAGTGCCCCTAACGCcatcaataatattcaatgcACCAATTCCTCCATCAGATGCTAATTCTCCTAACCATGCAAATAATGCAATAATGGATATCAACAAtcagcagcagcagcagcagcagcaacagcaacagcaaatGGCCACGACGGACCCCAATAAGACGTTATTCCCCTCATGGAACGACCAAACTGCATATAATGCATTTGGTATGACGTCCGGGATGTTTAATACGACAACCATGGATGATGTTTATAGTTATTTGTTTGACACTGATGAATTGACACCACCTAACGTTAATCTTAATTCCGACCCTAACAGTCACAGCAAATGA
- the NCAS0G01110 gene encoding RecQ family ATP-dependent DNA helicase (ancestral locus Anc_6.278), whose translation MIKKPSHSLRKQHKWLRESNSIQSDRNLVLQVLTQDKENVSPPHPPPVASTNAFGIQEKLIEKLTRQTELLLERYNQYKVAKLERPDLDYSINKLSIEIETLKSKLKGTATIPDRGAEVSVPSLPTLPPPLSHSDSLIDHIIEHEQDINDPDEIDPFQYDMGGSMVSKPINERVQEKNESKTSSQEETDLEFFDTLDNEEVVEDSGADFEQEKEEEDEDLDIQVIQSSSPTKRTTNNGNRWDNEKINNLFQISDDDDDDIEVLNDDDNDSEDKFDDERENQTQLQMIEEFDQDLEIITERKLTDMREQGQRDIEEILDDDDLILSHSIQNNFPWTPEVDYRLHHTFKLPGFRPNQLEAINSTLSGKDVFVLMPTGGGKSLCYQLPAVVKSGRTKGTTIVISPLISLMQDQVAHLLDLNIKASMISSKGTTQQRKQTFNLFVKGLLDLIYISPEMISASKQCKRAIQTLYQQGKLARIVVDEAHCVSSWGHDFRPDYKQLNFFKNEYPNIPMMALTATANEHVRKDIIQNLQLRSPLFLKQSFNRINLFYEVRKKTKDCMVEIADAIKFQFTGQSGIIYCHSKNSCEQVSAYLQSKQIRSGFYHAGMDANERLMIQQDWQANKLQVICATVAFGMGIDKPDVRFVYHFTVPRTLEGYYQETGRAGRDGKPSYCITYYSFKDVRTIQKMIQRDKDLDRANKEKHFDKLQQVMSYCDNIHECRRKLVLSYFNEAFDPVACDKNCDNCRNNRDVITKDEDITEVTKNIIELVESVQSEQVTMIYCQDIFKGSRNAKIVQAGHDTISQHGAGKYLDKADMERIFFHLITLQVLQEYAVTNNSGYATNYLQRGPKAWNVLNGTMKVTMKFTSHAPNPVDNDSETRPSSRKGKKDDTTSEPAFITVLKEQRALGIGIPTSAVTYRKVINVQQTTATSSYNNDSRFTRFENPTETNDIINQIKSDHLAPVELPTKRKRSTYRKRSGKSRGRKNYRRS comes from the coding sequence ATGATCAAGAAACCCTCACACAGTCTACGCAAACAACACAAATGGCTGAGGGAGTCTAATTCAATACAGTCAGACAGAAACTTGGTCCTGCAGGTCCTGACACAGGACAAGGAAAACGTGTCGCCTCCCCATCCTCCTCCTGTTGCATCGACAAATGCATTTGGGATCCAGGAAAAACTAATAGAAAAGCTGACTCGACAGACAGAACTGTTGCTGGAAAGGTATAATCAGTATAAAGTTGCGAAGTTAGAACGACCGGATTTGGATTATTcgataaataaattaagcatagaaattgaaactttgaaatccaaattgaaaGGTACTGCTACTATACCTGATAGGGGAGCGGAAGTATCAGTGCCTTCTTTACCAACTCTACCACCCCCACTTTCGCATTCAGATTCCTTGATTGATCATATCATTGAACATGAGCAAGATATCAATGATCCCGATGAAATTGACCCATTCCAATATGATATGGGCGGTTCAATGGTTTCTAAACCTATAAATGAACGAGTTCAGGagaaaaatgaatcaaaaaCTTCTTCTCAGGAAGAAACTGACCTGGAATTCTTTGACACACTAGATAATGAGGAAGTGGTAGAGGATTCAGGTGCTGATTTTGAACaggaaaaagaagaagaggatgaagacCTTGACATTCAGGTCATACAATCGTCGTCGCCGACTAAACGTAcaacaaataatggaaaTAGATGGGATAATGAGAagataaataatttatttcaGATCAgcgatgatgatgacgacgatATCGAGGTcttaaatgatgatgacaatGACTCTGAAGATAAATTCGACGACGAAAGGGAGAATCAAACGCAATTACAAATGATTGAAGAGTTTGATCAggatttggaaattataactgaaagaaaattgacTGATATGCGTGAACAGGGACAACgagatattgaagaaattctGGATGACGATGATCTCATACTCTCACACTCCATTCAGAACAATTTCCCTTGGACACCAGAAGTGGACTATAGATTGCATCACACTTTTAAATTACCTGGGTTTAGACCAAATCAATTGGAGGCAATAAACTCAACTTTGTCAGGAAAAGATGTCTTTGTACTGATGCCTACCGGTGGTGGTAAATCCTTATGTTATCAATTACCAGCTGTCGTCAAATCGGGTAGAACTAAAGGAACCACAATAGTAATCTCACCTCTGATTTCATTGATGCAAGATCAAGTAGCACACTTACTGGATTTAAATATCAAGGCAAGTATGATCAGTTCCAAAGGAACAACGCAACAAAGGAAACAAACGTTCAATTTATTTGTCAAGGGATTGTTAGATCTAATATACATATCTCCTGAAATGATAAGTGCATCCAAGCAATGCAAAAGGGCGATCCAAACGTTATATCAACAGGGGAAACTAGCTAGAATAGTGGTAGATGAAGCACATTGTGTCTCTAGTTGGGGTCACGATTTTAGACCAGATTACAAACAActaaatttcttcaaaaatgaatatCCAAATATACCGATGATGGCTCTTACAGCCACTGCAAATGAGCATGTTAGAAAGGATatcattcaaaatttaCAGTTAAGGTCTCCTCTTTTTCTAAAACAAAGTTTCAATAGAATAAATCTGTTTTATGAAGTGCGCAAAAAGACAAAAGATTGCATGGTGGAGATTGCTGATGCCAttaaattccaatttaCGGGGCAGTCGGGAATCATATACTGTCATTCCAAAAATTCATGTGAACAAGTTTCTGCATATTTACAAAGTAAACAAATTAGAAGTGGATTCTATCATGCAGGTATGGACGCGAATGAAAGATTAATGATTCAACAAGATTGGCAGGCAAATAAACTTCAAGTTATATGTGCCACTGTGGCATTTGGTATGGGTATTGATAAACCTGATGTAAGGTTTGTATATCACTTCACTGTCCCACGTACTCTAGAGGGCTACTATCAAGAGACAGGACGTGCCGGTAGAGATGGTAAGCCTTCATATTGTATTACTTATTACTCCTTTAAGGATGTAAGAACTATACAGAAAATGATTCAAAGAGACAAGGATCTTGATAGGGCGAATAAGGAAAAGCATTTTGATAAGTTACAACAAGTAATGTCTTATTGTGATAACATTCATGAGTGTCGGAGGAAATTAGTTCTTTCATATTTTAATGAAGCCTTCGATCCTGTTGCATGTGATAAGAACTGCGATAATTGTAGAAATAATAGAGATGTGATTACTAAGGATGAAGACATTACAGAAGTTACcaagaatataatagaGTTAGTGGAATCAGTACAAAGTGAACAAGTTACAATGATATATTGCCAAGATATCTTTAAGGGATCTCGAAACGCCAAGATTGTCCAAGCTGGCCATGATACTATTAGTCAACATGGAGCTGGTAAATATTTAGATAAGGCTGATATggaaagaatatttttccatCTAATAACGCTACAGGTGTTACAAGAATATGCTGTAACAAATAATAGTGGATACGCGACCAACTATTTACAGCGTGGTCCCAAGGCTTGGAATGTGTTGAATGGTACTATGAAAGTAACGATGAAATTCACTTCCCATGCACCCAACCCGGTTGATAATGATTCAGAGACAAGACCGTCATCTAGGAAAGGAAAAAAGGACGATACTACTAGTGAACCAGCATTTATAACAGTGCTAAAAGAACAAAGGGCTTTGGGGATAGGAATTCCAACGTCAGCGGTAACATATCGAAAAGTGATTAATGTTCAACAAACTACTGCAACCAGTTCATATAATAACGATTCCAGGTTCACTCGTTTTGAAAATCCAACTGAAACAAATGACATCATAAACCAAATTAAAAGCGATCATTTAGCTCCTGTTGAATTACCCACTAAGAGAAAACGTTCCACATATAGGAAAAGATCAGGTAAAAGTCGTGGCCgaaaaaattatagaaGGTCTTAA
- the GYP5 gene encoding GTPase-activating protein GYP5 (ancestral locus Anc_6.281) produces MSEDNTEHVSLDEESKEEPLDLNESISEGKENEIGDREVEQEQDNIETPEPDVQEEEQQQNEDKEEDEFDFEPPNPDSDEIGGSNEKPTDVVSRASEELNNLEVVDDTDPETKLGVPTAIEDKILDIPEQPVEEVAPEPILVDVASSKISSNSNKGTSITKDDTSKAEDTILQEKLTSENEQEEVKDTTVPREEGILDDDVSRKKEDEEPIAESGENKLDEEEKELETSTAVLGEDISKTFTPNQNVQVNVIPPPPPPRRSFESQPEEKVDNGLSEKSPTSPALPPRRSMEKQPQEEDEKSKEEEEQAASPRLPPRKVSIERKYNVPPPLEEEMRSDTFRKNLAMTQADTKHVRGHGRESKRKQAVLDSAAEINLIVNRFRVTSHHIEEEGETTRENLAEGQNLLKSSFTTILEGITKISEDVTAEETPLETEGGKEVASLEELDEEEKKMANVDWTFWSKVVNDFPTVAKNEADKLETIVTEGIPPQIRGIIWQLISNSKSKEMEDIYLTLLDTPSTHDANIRRDLKRTNFIPSEKVESLFNVIKVYSVYDPDVGYTQGMAFIATPLIVNTKTEAEVFSLLIGLMKNYGLRDFFLPDMPGLMLMLYQFDRLLEENSPQLFNHLTREGIRSSMYATQWFLTFFAYKFPFEFVLRIFDIVFVEGIEAVLKFAVVLMLNNKEKIINLKFDQLLNFLKNELFIYYLKESVESREGGKSVIDKTLNTESLTAVSSNTQLNQMNSNEDKDYDVDLFVHDAMNKVYITPISLKRYAAEYDEIEQLEHQKEAQYESFRIKNYQLQRESKKLERDYGILNKEHIAIANELIENRLKAEMLLDENNDLKQNLDDAKAQLDEELRKRDLPNPDAALPSDLKQDLDRTMQRNQEVMEENRVLQDRIIELETEVEELKRINRLKASRKSTDRQRATPSTPTPSPQKEPRAGVKSPIGGGWSGFKKVFTK; encoded by the coding sequence ATGAGCGAGGATAATACTGAACATGTTTCTTTGGATGAAGAATCTAAAGAGGAACCTCTAGATCTAAATGAATCTATATCGGAAGgcaaggaaaatgaaatagGAGATCGAGAGGTGGAGCAAGAGCAAGATAACATAGAAACTCCTGAACCAGATGTTCAGGAAGAAGAGCAGCAACAAAATGAGGATAAGGAAGaggatgaatttgatttcGAACCACCTAATCCAGATAGTGATGAAATCGGTGGCTCCAATGAGAAACCAACCGATGTAGTCAGTAGGGCTAGcgaagaattgaataatctGGAAGTGGTGGATGATACAGATCCTGAGACAAAGTTAGGTGTACCTACTGCAATAGAGGATAAAATTCTTGATATACCCGAGCAACCTGTGGAAGAAGTCGCTCCGGAACCAATCCTAGTGGATGTGGCAAGCAGTAAGATAAGCAGCAATTCTAACAAGGGTACCTCAATTACGAAGGATGATACATCAAAAGCAGAGGATACTATTTTGCAAGAAAAGCTGACCTCggaaaatgaacaagaGGAAGTGAAAGATACGACTGTTCCACGAGAAGAGGGTATACTAGATGATGATGTATCTCGAAAAAAGGAAGATGAGGAGCCAATTGCTGAATCCGGTGAAAACAAGCTTGATGAGgaagagaaagaattggaaacatCGACTGCTGTTTTAGGTGAGGATATTTCCAAAACCTTTACTCCTAATCAAAATGTACAAGTGAATGTAATTCCCccaccaccacctccaAGACGCTCCTTTGAGTCCCAACCTGAAGAAAAGGTGGATAATGGTCTTTCAGAGAAGTCGCCAACGTCACCTGCCTTACCACCAAGACGTTCAATGGAAAAGCAACCTCAAGAGGAGgatgaaaaatcaaaagaagaggaggaacAAGCGGCATCACCCAGGTTACCGCCAAGAAAGGTAAGtatagaaagaaaatataatgtaCCTCCACCGCTCGAAGAAGAGATGCGTTCGGATACATTCAGAAAGAACTTGGCTATGACACAGGCAGATACCAAGCATGTGCGTGGGCATGGACGTGAGAGTAAACGCAAGCAGGCAGTTCTTGACTCAGCTGCCGagataaatttaattgttAATAGATTTCGCGTAACTAGTCATCATATTGAGGAAGAAGGTGAAACGACCAGAGAGAATTTAGCAGAAGGTCAAAATTTACTGAAATCTTCTTTCACAACCATTCTTGAAGGTATTACTAAGATTAGTGAGGATGTTACCGCTGAAGAAACGCCATTGGAAACAGAAGGTGGTAAAGAAGTTGCTTCCCTGGAGGAgttagatgaagaagagaaaaagaTGGCTAACGTCGATTGGACATTCTGGAGTAAAGTAGTTAATGATTTCCCGACGGTCGCGAAAAATGAAGCAGATAAGTTAGAAACAATAGTGACAGAAGGTATTCCACCTCAGATTAGAGGGATTATTTGGCAATTGATTTCTAACTCGAAGTCTAAGGAAATGGAAGATATCTACTTAACGTTATTAGATACTCCATCCACTCACGATGCAAATATTAGACgagatttgaaaaggaCAAACTTTATACCTAGTGAAAAAGTTGAGTCCTTATTCAACGTTATCAAAGTGTATTCTGTTTATGACCCCGATGTAGGTTACACTCAGGGTATGGCCTTCATTGCCACACCGTTAATAGTCAATACTAAAACGGAGGCTGAAGTGTTTAGTCTTCTAATTGgtttgatgaagaattatgGGTTAAGAGATTTCTTCCTTCCTGACATGCCTGGGTTGATGTTAATGTTATATCAATTTGATAGATTACTGGAGGAAAACTCCCCACAATTATTCAATCATTTAACTAGAGAGGGGATTCGTTCATCCATGTATGCGACTCAATGGTTCTTAACGTTCTTCGCTTATAAATTCccttttgaatttgttttaaggatatttgatattgtttTCGTGGAAGGTATTGAAGctgttttgaaatttgcTGTTGTCTTAATGcttaataataaagaaaagataataaACCTTAAATTCGATCAGTTGTTAAACTTCCTTAAGAATGAATTATTCATATATTATCTTAAGGAGTCAGTGGAGAGTAGAGAGGGTGGTAAATCTGTTATTGATAAGACACTGAACACGGAGAGCCTAACAGCTGTAAGTTCAAATACACAACTAAATCAAATGAACTCTAATGAAGATAAGGATTATGATGTGGATTTATTTGTTCATGATGCTATGAATAAAGTTTATATTACTCCAATATCATTGAAACGTTATGCTGCGgaatatgatgaaattgaacaattagAGCATCAGAAAGAGGCACAATATGAATCATttagaattaaaaattatcaattacAAAGGGAGTctaaaaaattggaaagagaTTATGgtatattaaataaagagCATATTGCGATTGccaatgaattaattgaaaatagaTTGAAAGCAGAGATGTTATTAGATGAAAACAATGATTTGAAGCAGAACCTTGATGATGCGAAGGCTCAATTGGATGAAGAGTTAAGGAAGAGAGATTTACCCAATCCAGATGCGGCACTTCCTAGTGATTTGAAGCAAGATTTAGATCGTACGATGCAAAGAAATCAAGAAGTGATGGAGGAAAATAGAGTACTTCAAGATCGAATCATTGAATTGGAGACGGAAgtggaagaattgaaaagaatcAATAGATTGAAAGCTAGTCGTAAGTCAACTGATAGACAAAGGGCAACGCCATCTACTCCTACTCCAAGTCCCCAGAAGGAGCCGCGCGCAGGTGTTAAATCTCCTATTGGTGGTGGATGGTCGGGGTTTAAGAAAGTTTTCACCAAGTAG